The following coding sequences are from one Ancylobacter sp. TS-1 window:
- the surE gene encoding 5'/3'-nucleotidase SurE, with protein sequence MRILVTNDDGIHAPGLDVAARIARALSDDVWVVAPETDQSGVSHSLSLSDPLRLRQVEERRFAVKGTPTDCVIMAVRQILKDAKPDLVLSGVNRGQNVAEDVGYSGTVAGAMEGTVLGIPSVALSQAYGFETRKAPAYDAAEHWGPKVIRTLLDEGLPDGVLVNVNFPNRRPEEIAGIAVTAQGRRNQDLLRIDQRADGRGNPYYWIAFEKRIFETVNGSDLHALDGGFISVTPLRLDMTDEPMMTRLAQVFRR encoded by the coding sequence ATGCGCATCCTGGTGACGAATGACGACGGCATCCATGCCCCCGGCCTCGACGTCGCCGCCCGCATCGCGCGCGCTCTGTCGGACGATGTGTGGGTGGTGGCGCCGGAGACCGACCAGTCCGGCGTGTCGCACTCGCTCTCGCTGTCCGATCCGCTGCGGCTGCGGCAGGTGGAAGAACGCCGCTTCGCGGTGAAGGGCACGCCGACCGACTGCGTGATCATGGCGGTGCGGCAAATCCTCAAGGACGCAAAGCCCGATCTCGTGCTCTCCGGCGTCAATCGCGGCCAGAACGTCGCCGAGGATGTCGGCTATTCCGGCACGGTGGCGGGCGCCATGGAGGGCACGGTGCTCGGCATCCCCTCCGTCGCGCTGTCGCAGGCCTATGGCTTCGAGACCCGCAAGGCGCCGGCCTACGACGCCGCCGAGCACTGGGGCCCGAAGGTGATCCGCACCCTGCTCGACGAGGGACTGCCCGACGGGGTGCTGGTGAATGTGAACTTCCCCAACCGCCGCCCGGAGGAGATCGCCGGCATCGCGGTGACGGCGCAGGGCCGGCGCAACCAGGACCTGCTGCGCATCGACCAGCGGGCCGACGGGCGCGGCAATCCCTATTACTGGATCGCCTTCGAGAAGCGTATCTTCGAGACGGTGAACGGCTCCGACCTGCACGCGCTCGACGGCGGCTTCATCTCGGTCACGCCGCTGCGGCTGGACATGACCGACGAGCCGATGATGACCCGGCTGGCGCAGGTCTTCCGCCGCTGA